A stretch of Henckelia pumila isolate YLH828 chromosome 4, ASM3356847v2, whole genome shotgun sequence DNA encodes these proteins:
- the LOC140867420 gene encoding uncharacterized protein, translating into MAAMFAANTSVLNVSSSLSKNYPSLPIRPKVSRVGFTTPRYPALKVPHASDGSREIRFNADEAADKTKEKGREARDNLEGNAQGLKGKASDAAGNVSDKFGEAKDRAADSVQDLQGKAKEAFGGASDKADEIKGKSQSSAEDLADKSKGYAQDAEQKGKGAAGNVMDKTKEAGNTVADKAKGVAHGAKENTENAVDGVADAARSVGDRAKQTAEKIKETVVGKADDAQSRR; encoded by the exons ATGGCAGCCATGTTTGCAGCTAACACATCGGTTCTGAATGTCTCAAGTTCTTTGTCTAAAAATTACCCCTCTCTTCCTATTCGTCCTAAAGTATCTAGAGTTGGCTTTACTACTCCCAGATATCCTGCTCTTAAG GTGCCGCATGCATCCGACGGGAGTCGGGAGATTCGTTTCAATGCCGACGAGGCTGCGGACAAGACGAAGGAGAAAGGGCGTGAGGCGAGAGATAACTTGGAGGGGAATGCCCAGGGGTTGAAGGGAAAGGCCAGCGACGCCGCCGGGAACGTGTCGGACAAGTTCGGAGAAGCTAAAGACAGGGCGGCGGATTCGGTGCAGGACTTGCAGGGGAAAGCGAAGGAAGCCTTCGGCGGCGCGTCGGATAAAGCTGATGAGATAAAGGGGAAAAGTCAGAGCTCCGCGGAAGATTTGGCCGACAAGAGCAAGGGCTACGCGCAAGACGCGGAGCAAAAGGGGAAGGGGGCTGCCGGGAATGTGATGGACAAGACGAAGGAGGCTGGGAATACGGTGGCGGATAAGGCCAAGGGCGTCGCTCATGGAGCGAAGGAGAACACGGAGAATGCGGTGGATGGCGTGGCGGACGCAGCAAGGAGCGTAGGCGACAGGGCGAAGCAGACGGCGGAGAAGATCAAGGAGACGGTGGTGGGGAAGGCGGATGACGCGCAGTCGAGGCGTTGA
- the LOC140894449 gene encoding U-box domain-containing protein 14, whose product MAENSKDDDVLGQLCKLVDAIYGLPDCRTVSKKMYGNLVRRVKLLSPLFDELKDGGAEEGIGSDAVEGLASLRVAIESALELLQSVHEGSKIFQALQINKIASRFDNVTEQIVAALDQIPYAKFKMPEEVREQIELVHAQFKRAVGRMESPDLQMVMDLAAAQMEDDPDPIVFKRLSEKLNLMTMNDIKKESLAIHEMVISSGGVPDGVSEEYFETMSFLLRKLKDCVVMSNPDSDAAESDKTSFQYRSPVIPDDFRCPISLELMKDPVIVSTGQTYERSCIQKWLDAGHKTCPKTQQSLLHTALTPNYVLKSLIALWCETNGIELPKKQGNGRNKISGGGLDCDRTAIDVLLQKLANGNAEQQRAASGELRLLAKRNADNRVCIAEAGAIPLLVELLSSTDQRTQEHAVTALLNLSINEANKATIVNAGAITEIVDVLKNGSMEARENAAAALFSLSVVDENKVQIGAAGAIPPLIDLLCQGTPRGKKDAATAIFNLSIYQGNKVRAVRAGIVPPLVRLLKDIGGGMVDEALAILAILASHQEGKAAIGKAEPIPFLVEVIRTGSPRNRENAAAILWSLCTGNQDHLKVARDLGAEEALKELLENGTDRAKRKAGSVLEQLERVEVAIVS is encoded by the exons ATGGCGGAAAATTCCAAGGATGATGATGTGCTGGGTCAACTCTGCAAGTTGGTCGACGCTATCTATGGGTTGCCCGATTGCAGGACGGTTTCGAAGAAGATGTACGGCAATCTGGTGAGGCGGGTGAAGCTCTTGAGCCCTCTGTTCGATGAGTTGAAGGACGGTGGTGCGGAGGAGGGAATCGGAAGCGACGCCGTTGAGGGGCTTGCCTCCCTTAGAGTTGCCATTGAATCGGCTCTTGAGCTTCTTCAATCGGTCCACGAAGGCAGTAAGATTTTCCAG GCTCTACAAATCAACAAGATTGCTAGCAGGTTCGATAATGTAACTGAACAGATCGTAGCAGCATTGGACCAGATTCCCTATGCTAAATTCAAAATGCCCGAGGAAGTTCGAGAACAG ATTGAACTCGTACATGCACAATTTAAAAGAGCGGTGGGTCGAATGGAATCGCCTGATCTGCAGATGGTGATGGACTTAGCTGCAGCCCAAATGGAAGATGATCCCGACCCCATAGTATTCAAAAGGCTTTCAGAGAAGTTAAATCTCATGACTATGAATGATATAAAGAAGGAGTCTCTTGCCATCCACGAAATGGTTATCTCTAGTGGTGGAGTTCCTGATGGAGTTTCGGAGGAGTACTTTGAGACTATGTCATTTCTTCTGCGAAAGTTAAAGGATTGTGTGGTGATGAGTAATCCAGATTCTGATGCGGCTGAAAGCGACAAGACTTCATTCCAGTATAGATCTCCGGTCATTCCGGATGATTTTCGTTGTCCAATATCGCTAGAGCTGATGAAAGATCCTGTAATTGTGTCTACTGGGCAG ACTTATGAACGGTCCTGCATTCAGAAATGGCTGGATGCGGGGCATAAGACCTGCCCCAAGACTCAGCAGTCATTATTGCATACTGCTTTAACTCCCAACTATGTGTTGAAAAGTCTCATTGCTTTGTGGTGTGAAACTAACGGTATCGAGCTTCCTAAAAAACAAGGCAATGGCCGGAATAAAATATCAGGTGGGGGTTTAGACTGTGATCGCACAGCTATAGATGTCTTGCTGCAAAAACTTGCGAATGGCAACGCTGAGCAGCAAAGAGCAGCTTCCGGTGAGCTTCGTTTGCTCGCTAAAAGAAATGCCGATAATCGAGTATGCATAGCCGAAGCGGGAGCCATACCATTGTTAGTTGAACTCCTATCCTCCACCGATCAGAGGACTCAAGAACATGCCGTCACAGCACTTCTCAACCTTTCCATAAACGAGGCAAATAAAGCAACTATTGTAAATGCcggtgctataactgaaattgTTGATGTGCTGAAAAATGGCAGCATGGAAGCTAGAGAAAATGCAGCGGCTGCCCTTTTTAGTTTGTCAGTTGTTGATGAAAACAAAGTGCAAATCGGGGCAGCAGGAGCCATACCACCGTTGATTGATTTGCTCTGTCAAGGCACTCCAAGAGGTAAGAAAGACGCAGCCACAGCGATATTTAACCTTTCGATTTACCAAGGGAACAAGGTGAGAGCTGTAAGAGCGGGAATAGTGCCACCACTAGTGAGACTGCTAAAGGATATTGGAGGAGGAATGGTGGATGAAGCACTTGCGATATTGGCTATACTTGCCAGCCATCAAGAAGGGAAAGCCGCAATTGGTAAAGCTGAGCCAATCCCATTTTTGGTGGAGGTCATCAGGACAGGTTCACCACGTAACCGGGAAAATGCAGCTGCGATATTGTGGTCGTTATGCACAGGTAATCAAGATCATTTAAAGGTCGCTCGAGATCTTGGGGCAGAGGAAGCATTGAAGGAATTACTGGAGAATGGCACTGACAGGGCTAAAAGAAAAGCTGGAAGTGTTTTGGAGCAGCTCGAACGAGTCGAAGTGGCGATTGTTTCTTGA
- the LOC140894448 gene encoding pentatricopeptide repeat-containing protein At3g22150, chloroplastic, with product MRLAMSSSPLPLPFSTSSVAQTCHRNCSAAASPTQQQSTSQGTHQTDQNSPGKPKTIRFRLSELCRQGQLHLGRQLFDAIPQPTTVLWNTLIIGYTCNSMPHEAISLYSSMFCTISSSLTHQKCDAYTYSSVLKACAETKQLLIGKALHCHILRSHVNPSRIVYNSLLNMYVACLLSEVTLLGCDMAARLFKTMRKRNVVSWNTMISWYAKSSKFVEAVEHFLMMMKTDVKPTVVSFVNLFPAVAGVRDIEIANMVFGMVVKLGDEYVDDLFVVSSAISMYAEVGCLDTARKIFNHCSEKNAHVWNAMIGGYVQNNCPIDALELFCNALDYQNYDDIDDVTILLALNAASQLQCLDVAQQLHSYLIKISFASPVVLLNAVIALYSRCNWICDSFKVFSEMQERDVVSWNSMIFALVQNGLDDEGLMLVYEMQKQGFSIDDVTITALLSAASNLRDPEIGKQTHAYLIRHCFQFSGMESYLIDMYAKSGLTQAAETIFNNNCKGNRDQAIWNAMISGSMQNGLIGQSFIIFQHMLEEDVIPNAVTLVSILPACSQSGNVGLGKLLHGFAIRNFMDQNVFVGSAMVDMYSKSGAIVYAERVFMTTTGKNSVTCTNMILGYGQHGMVEKAFMLFYSMKEWGVDPDAVTFVAVLSACSYAGLIDEGIEIFELMESEYGIKPSREHYACIVDMLGRVGRVVEAYDFAQRLGKEGNMSGIWGSLLAACKIHKNFELGKSVANKLLEIEGADRISGYHVLLSNMHAEEGNWEDVKSLRQEMLQKGLKKEVGCSWIDASGYANCFTSKDRRHPQSAEIYQLLKVLSDNMKDAGDMPPLLCSEC from the coding sequence ATGCGTCTGGCAATGTCGTCCTCACCATTGCCCCTACCCTTTTCCACTTCCTCCGTCGCGCAAACATGCCACCGGAATTGTTCCGCCGCCGCTTCGCCTACTCAACAACAATCGACATCACAAGGCACACACCAAACAGACCAAAATTCACCTGGGAAACCAAAAACAATCCGATTTCGATTAAGTGAGCTCTGCAGACAAGGCCAGCTCCACCTTGGCCGCCAACTTTTCGATGCAATTCCCCAGCCAACTACTGTTCTTTGGAATACTCTTATTATCGGATACACTTGTAACAGTATGCCGCATGAAGCTATTTCCCTCTACTCCAGCATGTTCTGTACTATAAGCTCCTCCTTGACCCATCAAAAGTGTGATGCTTATACTTACTCTTCCGTGCTTAAAGCCTGTGCTGAGACGAAGCAGCTTTTGATAGGTAAAGCGCTGCACTGTCATATTTTACGTTCCCATGTAAATCCCAGTAGGATTGTTTACAATTCTTTGTTGAATATGTATGTGGCTTGTCTTTTGAGTGAGGTAACTTTGCTGGGGTGCGATATGGCGGCCAGGCTGTTTAAAACCATGCGGAAGCGAAATGTGGTTTCTTGGAATACTATGATATCCTGGTACGCAAAGTCCAGTAAGTTTGTGGAAGCAGTCGAGCATTTCTTGATGATGATGAAAACGGATGTTAAGCCTACTGTCGTTAGTTTTGTGAATCTTTTTCCGGCGGTAGCTGGCGtgagggatattgaaattgctAATATGGTTTTTGGGATGGTTGTGAAATTGGGGGATGAGTATGTAGATGACTTGTTTGTGGTGAGCTCAGCAATTTCCATGTATGCCGAAGTTGGTTGCCTTGATACGGCTAGGAAGATTTTTAATCATTGTTCGGAGAAAAACGCCCATGTTTGGAATGCGATGATAGGTGGTTATGTTCAGAACAATTGCCCAATTGATGCACTTGAGCTGTTCTGTAATGCCTTGGATTATCAGAATTATGATGATATAGATGATGTGACAATCCTCCTAGCACTAAACGCAGCTTCACAGTTGCAATGCTTGGATGTTGCCCAGCAGCTACATTCATATTTAATCAAGATTTCCTTTGCTTCTCCTGTTGTTCTGCTCAATGCAGTTATAGCTTTGTATTCAAGGTGCAACTGGATTTGCGATTCATTCAAAGTTTTCAGTGAAATGCAGGAAAGAGATGTTGTGTCATGGAACTCCATGATATTTGCTCTGGTGCAGAACGGGTTGGATGATGAAGGGTTGATGCTTGTCTACGAGATGCAAAAGCAGGGATTTTCAATCGATGACGTGACAATCACTGCTTTGCTCTCGGCTGCATCAAACCTTAGAGACCCGGAAATCGGCAAGCAGACCCATGCTTATCTGATCAGGCATTGTTTTCAATTCAGTGGTATGGAGAGTTATCTCATAGATATGTATGCAAAATCAGGTTTAACACAAGCTGCAGAAACAATCTTTAATAACAATTGTAAAGGCAATCGTGATCAAGCCATTTGGAATGCCATGATTTCCGGTAGCATGCAAAATGGGTTGATTGGTCAATCCTTCATTATTTTTCAGCATATGCTTGAGGAGGATGTCATCCCCAATGCTGTGACCTTGGTTTCAATTCTTCCAGCATGCAGTCAATCAGGTAATGTAGGTCTGGGTAAGCTACTCCATGGTTTTGCTATTCGGAATTTCATGGACCAGAATGTCTTTGTGGGCTCTGCTATGGTGGATATGTACTCAAAATCAGGTGCAATTGTTTATGCTGAAAGAGTTTTTATGACAACCACCGGAAAAAATTCAGTCACTTGCACTAATATGATACTGGGTTATGGTCAACATGGAATGGTTGAGAAGGCTTTTATGCTATTTTATTCTATGAAGGAATGGGGTGTAGACCCTGATGCTGTTACTTTTGTGGCAGTCTTATCTGCTTGTAGTTATGCTGGTTTAATCGATGAAGGCATAGAAATATTTGAGTTGATGGAGAGCGAATATGGGATAAAACCCTCAAGAGAACATTATGCTTGTATTGTGGACATGTTAGGGAGAGTTGGGAGGGTCGTTGAAGCATATGATTTTGCACAAAGATTGGGTAAAGAAGGCAACATGTCGGGAATCTGGGGTTCACTCCTCGCCGCCTGCAAAATTCATAAAAACTTTGAGTTGGGAAAATCTGTAGCTAATAAGTTGCTTGAAATTGAGGGGGCTGACAGGATCTCAGGTTATCATGTTCTCCTTTCTAACATGCATGCTGAAGAAGGAAACTGGGAAGATGTGAAGAGTTTGAGGCAAGAGATGCTACAAAAGGGTTTGAAAAAGGAGGTTGGTTGCAGTTGGATTGATGCTTCAGGTTATGCCAACTGTTTTACATCCAAAGACAGAAGGCACCCCCAGTCTGCGGAGATTTATCAGTTGTTGAAGGTTTTGTCTGACAACATGAAGGATGCTGGTGATATGCCTCCGCTTCTGTGTAGTGAATGCTAG